One window from the genome of Elaeis guineensis isolate ETL-2024a chromosome 5, EG11, whole genome shotgun sequence encodes:
- the LOC105044745 gene encoding uncharacterized protein, translating to MPCLDLSTNVSLDGVDTSAILSEATKTVAKLIGKPEAYVMIVLKGSVPMSFGGTEQPAAYGELVSIGGLNPDVNKKLSGAVASILETKLSVPKSRFFIKFYDTKGSNFGWNGSTF from the exons ATGCCGTGCCTCGATCTCTCCACGAACGTGAGCTTGGATGGGGTCGACACCTCCGCCATCCTCTCCGAGGCCACCAAGACTGTCGCCAAGCTCATAGGCAAACCCGAAGCC TACGTAATGATAGTACTCAAAGGATCAGTACCGATGTCATTTGGGGGGACTGAACAGCCAGCTGCATATGGCGAATTGGTTTCCATTGGAGGCCTGAATCCTGATGTAAACAAGAAACTGAGTGGTGCTGTTGCTTCAATTTTAGAAACTAAGTTGTCTGTTCCCAAGTCACGATTCTTTATCAAGTTTTATGACACAAAG GGCTCAAACTTTGGGTGGAACGGTTCTACTTTCTAG